cgcggactttttcgctgaacccttgacgctatcgaacgctttatttacaaaaatgtaggttcttttcgtattgtttttgcatttttaatataaatataacagcaacagcaacaaaatcgttaaaaactgcaaaatttattcggaaatcaacttcagcggccaaaacacagatgaaaacaatacgtttagccgtggccacacggggcgaaaactctagcgcaaacgaaaaaattaatgccaaaacggtttcgcttgccgtttacatgctgtcaaacgattattggtccgtggagcgtaaaacctagcgtaaaagctttttgcaaacggtagggctcacaatatgttctttttgtggtttacatcgacagtgagtgatcattgctagtgtattcaatccttttcttcaaaaaaacgattttaatttcctcaacccggccatgtaaacatatcgaagcgcaaaagttttggcattaattttttcgtttgcgccaaggtactttaaaaagacaggtagctttatccagaacaaatcctcgatcgtattttagaaaaaacttcagagtttgacattcaggggatggtgggatgtttacttcgggaacgctcttttcggagctgttttcgcttttccgtggtattacgacagttaaaatgcacaaaagtggcacgaaagttgaagtttatgcaaatattctcaaaattcttcctagtgtttcaatatggtatcggtccgtaggtcttgccacccggcctagaacaagagctagctagcgttcctggaccgtgctcactcgctgtaaaacacaactcggtcgctcgaatgatcttaaatagagagatgaatcatttaaacattcgaaaaggagtgaaatcaggtactttccctgataaaaccaccaaacttgcccacatcttcttcttcttcttcttcttgaaactcacgtggttttgttgataaaagcgccctgctatgaatgtcaaacaaattcaaaatggtgacctgtcaaagcggttaagaagctacctgtctttttaaagtaccttggtttgcgctagagttttcgccccgtgtggccacggcttttgacatttcggcataaattttcgggtttttacccctgccacacgaagcgaaaacattttggcattaatgtgcaaatttgcgcgcaaattttcgccccgtgtggccacggctattcatTAAAATCCCTTCATTCGGGTCTGTAAAATCCATTCATTACACATCAATCTATTAATAAACATTCCGATAATTGGAACAGATAATTTAGGTTGCAAGTATTATGAAATTCCCGCTACCAAGACATGAATGAACGCGCCATGACTTACGCAGCCGTATGCTGACCAACTGAATCGCGTTCTTGACGACGGAAAGGGGACGGATAAAACCGGAATTCCGCTCGAATAGGTTGAGCGTGGGGAGGTACGGAATGGAGAGGGAGTCAATTATTTGTATCGCATAGCTTTGCTGCCGACGACGTTTCGCCATTACGCTGTCGCCTTCTAGCGCATTCCAATCCCCCGCCGCCTGGCACCTGGCAAGACAACCCACGAACGAATGGACACAGCATGGCAAACAGCaagagaaaggcaaaaaaaacaccaacacgGAATGTACTGGTTAAATGTAGGCAGATCGTGATGTATTTCTATGTTGCTCGATCCCAGCCCGAGCCCTTCGCGGGGAGTcgcttcgcgatcgcgaacacgAGAACACGGCTTACGACAGGAACTTGGCCTTAAACTCGTCCGCACCGGCCTGGTTGAGAGCGTATCCGGGTGCGTTGGCTTTGCAGCGGGCCAGCCAGGCCTGCACGTTCGGGTAGGGCGTGAAATCGAAACCGGCCACCTCGTAGGTGGCGATCGACGCGGCCAGACTCAGATCGGCGATCGTCAGATCACTACCGGCCGCATATTCATGGCCCTCGAGGAACGTGTTGAAGAAACCGACGGCTtcctccatcttcttcttggccTCCGGGTTGGCCGGCTGCTTGGCAAAGATCTGCGGATACCAGTAATCACCGAAGCGCTGGTACAGTGTGCCCATATCGAAGAACAGCCGCTGGTTCACGACGGCGCGCTTCTGCGGATCCTTCGGGTACAGCTTATCGTCCTTGCCGTACTTCTCGACCAGATAGATCTGGATGGCGCGTGACTCCCACATAGGGAACCCATTGTCGACCAGCGTCGGGATGGTGTGTTGTGGGTTGAGCTGTGGAAATGCGAAAAATGGAGATGCAAAGTGTGATACCGTTGTGCGCAACCACGCACgtcccacacacacggacacacgcacacgatcaGTGACTCGTAAATCGACTCTCGATCAACAAACTACCATTTGCTGGCAGTCGGGCTGCCTTTATTTCCGTCTTGCGTCTCTCTTTTGCCCCTAGGTCCATCGCTCCGTCCATGATGTGTCATTGTCTGTCATATATATCACGTTAATGTTTCACTTTCTCGAAGAAC
The sequence above is a segment of the Anopheles darlingi chromosome 2, idAnoDarlMG_H_01, whole genome shotgun sequence genome. Coding sequences within it:
- the LOC125949207 gene encoding glutathione S-transferase 1 isoform X1; the encoded protein is MDFYYLPGSAPCRAVQMTAAAVGVELNLKLTNLMAGEHMKPEFLKLNPQHTIPTLVDNGFPMWESRAIQIYLVEKYGKDDKLYPKDPQKRAVVNQRLFFDMGTLYQRFGDYWYPQIFAKQPANPEAKKKMEEAVGFFNTFLEGHEYAAGSDLTIADLSLAASIATYEVAGFDFTPYPNVQAWLARCKANAPGYALNQAGADEFKAKFLS